In Stigmatella aurantiaca, one DNA window encodes the following:
- the guaA gene encoding glutamine-hydrolyzing GMP synthase, whose product MDIHAEKILILDFGSQYTQLIARRVRELGVYCEIHRPDLPAGEIRRFAPRGIILSGGPASVETEGSPRCDPFVFDAGVPVLGICYGLQLLAKLLGGKLDRSAHREYGNAEVEVLTARGPFAAFHPGERLKVWMSHGDRVDALPPGFEAIGRSGNSPFAAAAHTSKPFYGLQFHPEVVHTAQGKAMLRAFLFADCKVSGTWTMKGFIQEAEEAIRRQVGEEGRVICGLSGGVDSSVAALLLHRAIGPRLQCIFVDNGLLRQDERAQVEALFVDRFHVPLKTVDARERFLEKLAGVTDPEKKRKTIGREFIAVFEEAAREVQDAGFLAQGTLYPDVIESVSYKGPSVTIKSHHNVGGLPEQMKLKLVEPLRELFKDEVRVLGRELGLPEEMVNRQPFPGPGLAIRVLGEVTETRLALVRRADAIVQEEIRTAGLYTELWQAFAVLLPVQSVGVMGDERTYESTCVLRAVTSVDGMTADWARLPYPVLERISTRITNEVRGINRVVLDISSKPPATIEWE is encoded by the coding sequence GTGGACATCCACGCCGAGAAAATCCTCATTCTCGACTTTGGCAGTCAGTACACCCAGCTCATCGCCCGGCGGGTCCGGGAATTGGGCGTCTACTGTGAGATTCACCGGCCGGACCTCCCCGCCGGGGAAATCCGCCGGTTTGCCCCCCGCGGCATCATCCTGTCCGGGGGCCCCGCCTCCGTGGAGACCGAGGGCTCGCCCCGGTGTGACCCGTTCGTCTTCGACGCGGGCGTGCCGGTGCTGGGCATCTGCTATGGCCTGCAACTGCTGGCCAAGCTGCTCGGGGGCAAGCTGGACCGCTCGGCGCACCGGGAATACGGCAACGCCGAGGTGGAGGTGCTGACGGCCCGGGGGCCCTTCGCGGCGTTCCACCCGGGCGAGCGGCTGAAGGTGTGGATGAGCCACGGGGACCGGGTGGACGCGCTCCCGCCAGGGTTCGAGGCCATTGGCCGCAGCGGCAACTCGCCCTTCGCGGCGGCCGCGCACACGAGCAAGCCCTTCTACGGGCTCCAGTTCCACCCCGAGGTGGTCCACACCGCGCAGGGCAAGGCCATGCTGCGGGCGTTCCTGTTCGCCGACTGCAAGGTGAGCGGCACCTGGACGATGAAGGGCTTCATCCAGGAGGCGGAAGAAGCCATCCGCCGGCAGGTGGGCGAGGAGGGGCGGGTCATTTGCGGCCTGTCCGGCGGGGTGGACAGCTCGGTGGCGGCGCTGCTCCTGCACCGGGCGATTGGCCCCCGGCTGCAGTGCATCTTCGTGGACAACGGGCTTCTGCGGCAGGACGAGCGGGCGCAGGTGGAGGCGCTCTTCGTGGACCGCTTCCACGTGCCGCTGAAGACGGTGGATGCGCGGGAGCGCTTCCTGGAGAAGCTCGCCGGGGTGACGGACCCGGAGAAGAAGCGCAAGACCATCGGCCGCGAGTTCATCGCGGTGTTCGAGGAGGCCGCGCGCGAGGTGCAGGACGCGGGCTTCCTGGCCCAGGGCACGCTCTACCCGGACGTCATCGAATCCGTCTCGTACAAGGGCCCCTCGGTCACCATCAAGAGCCACCACAACGTGGGCGGGCTGCCCGAGCAGATGAAGCTCAAGCTGGTGGAGCCGCTGCGCGAGCTGTTCAAGGACGAGGTGCGGGTGCTGGGCCGGGAGCTGGGGCTGCCCGAGGAGATGGTGAACCGGCAGCCGTTCCCCGGGCCGGGCCTGGCCATCCGCGTGCTGGGCGAGGTGACGGAGACGCGGCTGGCGCTGGTGCGCCGCGCGGATGCCATCGTCCAGGAGGAGATCCGCACGGCGGGGCTCTACACGGAGCTGTGGCAGGCGTTCGCGGTGCTGCTGCCCGTGCAGAGCGTGGGGGTGATGGGGGACGAGCGCACCTACGAGTCCACCTGCGTGCTGCGCGCGGTGACGAGCGTGGACGGGATGACGGCGGACTGGGCGCGGCTGCCGTACCCGGTGCTGGAGCGCATCTCCACGCGCATCACCAACGAGGTGCGCGGCATCAACCGCGTCGTGCTCGACATCTCGTCGAAGCCGCCGGCCACCATCGAGTGGGAGTAG
- a CDS encoding enoyl-CoA hydratase/isomerase family protein: MSHDVVLETRGPIGLVTLERPRALNALDLGMIRAIHPQLEAWAREPSVKAVVIRGAGGKAFCAGGDVRAVAASLDAPVPEGQSPLAREYFRGEYALNHRIHHFEKPFIALVDGISMGGGLGLSMHGSHRVVTERLMFAMPETAIGFFPDVGGGWFLPRFPGAMGTYLGLTGTRANAADAMWLGYGTHHVEHSRLEALLEALVSADWNTGTAHEVTTRLLASFATDAGPAPLRAHQAGVDRCFAADRVEDILSALAAEGTEWAEATRATLARMSPTSLKVTLRQLRRCRPLPYDEVVRIEYRLSQTLTVLPDFREGIRAVLVDKDQRPRWNPATLAEVRDADVEACFAPRAEDEFVPSPARP; this comes from the coding sequence ATGAGCCATGACGTTGTGCTGGAGACGCGAGGCCCCATTGGACTGGTGACGCTCGAGCGCCCCCGGGCGCTCAACGCGCTCGATCTGGGGATGATCCGGGCCATTCACCCGCAGCTGGAGGCCTGGGCCCGCGAGCCCTCGGTGAAGGCCGTGGTGATTCGCGGCGCGGGTGGAAAGGCCTTCTGCGCGGGCGGTGACGTGCGCGCCGTGGCCGCATCCCTTGATGCGCCCGTTCCCGAGGGCCAGTCCCCCCTGGCCCGCGAGTACTTCCGGGGCGAGTACGCGCTCAACCACCGCATCCACCACTTCGAGAAGCCCTTCATCGCGCTCGTGGATGGCATCAGCATGGGCGGTGGGCTCGGGCTCTCCATGCACGGCTCTCACCGCGTCGTCACCGAGCGGCTCATGTTCGCCATGCCCGAGACGGCCATCGGCTTCTTCCCGGACGTGGGCGGCGGCTGGTTCCTCCCGCGCTTTCCGGGCGCCATGGGCACATACCTGGGGCTCACCGGCACCCGCGCCAACGCCGCGGATGCGATGTGGCTCGGCTACGGCACCCACCACGTGGAGCACTCCCGGCTCGAGGCGCTGCTGGAGGCCCTGGTCTCCGCCGACTGGAATACGGGCACGGCCCACGAGGTCACCACCCGGCTCCTGGCCTCCTTCGCCACGGACGCGGGGCCCGCGCCGTTGCGCGCGCACCAGGCGGGGGTGGACCGGTGCTTCGCGGCGGACCGGGTGGAGGACATCCTCTCCGCGCTCGCCGCCGAGGGTACCGAGTGGGCCGAGGCCACCCGGGCCACCCTCGCCCGGATGTCGCCCACGAGCCTGAAGGTGACGCTGCGCCAGCTCCGGAGGTGCCGCCCGCTGCCCTATGACGAGGTGGTCCGCATCGAGTACCGGCTCAGCCAGACGCTCACCGTGTTGCCGGACTTCCGGGAGGGCATCCGCGCCGTGCTCGTGGACAAGGACCAGCGTCCGCGCTGGAACCCCGCCACCCTGGCCGAGGTCCGCGACGCGGACGTGGAGGCGTGCTTCGCTCCCAGGGCAGAGGATGAGTTCGTTCCCTCCCCTGCCCGCCCCTGA
- a CDS encoding zf-TFIIB domain-containing protein: protein MNCPGCQSTAAEQAFDKLHGGQVLLDVCHACHGVWFDAQESPQLSAAGVLQLFREMHGKRSARTQLLHAMKCPRCREVLSRTHDMVRDNRFQYFRCPSAHGRFITFFQFLREKGIVRNLSARQLTELKKHAQLLQCSDCGGSISLAKDTACPACHAPLCILDPKAVGITLDDAKKAAAVTGAVLAPAVAAQLLMDQLGMEGVFRTLDGQARQVSRTLGNPPPQATPSEGSNGVDIVEAVSDGVDLIDLGIDAFFSVFGGIGDLF, encoded by the coding sequence ATGAACTGTCCTGGTTGCCAATCCACCGCGGCCGAGCAGGCCTTCGACAAACTCCATGGCGGACAGGTGCTCCTGGATGTCTGCCACGCCTGCCACGGTGTGTGGTTCGACGCTCAGGAGAGCCCCCAGCTGTCCGCTGCGGGGGTGCTCCAGCTGTTCCGCGAGATGCACGGCAAGCGGAGCGCGCGCACGCAGCTCCTCCACGCGATGAAGTGCCCCCGTTGCCGGGAGGTGCTGTCGCGCACGCACGACATGGTGCGGGACAACCGCTTCCAGTATTTCCGCTGCCCCTCCGCCCATGGGCGCTTCATCACCTTCTTCCAGTTCCTGAGGGAGAAGGGAATTGTCCGCAACCTCTCCGCCCGGCAGCTCACGGAGCTGAAGAAGCACGCGCAGCTCCTGCAATGCTCCGATTGTGGCGGGTCTATTTCGCTGGCCAAGGACACCGCCTGCCCGGCGTGTCATGCGCCGCTCTGTATCCTGGACCCCAAGGCCGTGGGCATCACGCTCGACGACGCGAAGAAGGCCGCGGCCGTCACGGGCGCGGTTCTGGCCCCCGCCGTGGCCGCCCAGCTCCTCATGGACCAGCTCGGGATGGAAGGGGTCTTCCGGACGCTCGATGGCCAGGCGCGGCAGGTGTCCCGGACCCTGGGGAACCCTCCCCCTCAAGCAACCCCTTCCGAAGGATCCAATGGTGTGGACATCGTGGAGGCCGTGAGCGATGGGGTGGACCTCATCGATCTGGGGATAGACGCCTTCTTCAGCGTCTTTGGTGGTATCGGCGATCTCTTCTAA
- a CDS encoding S46 family peptidase yields the protein MRHLAVVAALVGALPALADEGMWTYNNFPSAAVKSKYGFEPTPQWLDKVRLSSARLAGGCSASFVSANGLVMTNHHCTRGCIEQLSTAQKDYIANGFYAKTLADEIQCPAMEINQLAEITDVTDRLNTATQGRTGKEYSDTLKAEMSKIEKECATSDQVRCDVVTLYQGGKYNLYKYRRFQDVRLVFAPEHAIAFFGGDPDNFEFPRYDLDVSFVRVYQDGKSAPQNHYFKWSKSGVKEGDLTFISGHPGRTSRGLTIAELEYHRDVVLPKTLMFMSEMRGMITEFQKRGPEQKRISNNMLFGVENGVKAQKGRHEALLDKAFFAQKVAAEQELRQKVNASPELKQKYGAAWDEIAKAQEQLKNIRKDYTFIEKNAGFSSQMYSLAMALVRGAEELPKENGQRLREFADSNLPALKAQLFSPAPIYPELEIARLEFSLTKLREELGSDHPFVKKVLGKESPLTLATRVVNGSQLRDVKVRQQLFEGGKKAITESKDPMIALARLVEPDARAIRKNYDENIDSVIRKNSELVAKAKFDVYGTNVYPDATFSLRLSYGSVKGYTEDGKKVAPVTVMGGTFDRHTGEDPFALPKTWLDAKNKIKANTPMNFASTNDIIGGNSGSPVINKDAEIVGLVFDGNIQSLGGEFGFDESVNRAVSVHSEAISESLKTVYGATRLLEELRPTKAPTVKSPPAG from the coding sequence ATGAGGCATCTGGCCGTCGTAGCCGCCCTGGTGGGAGCGCTCCCCGCGCTCGCCGACGAGGGCATGTGGACCTACAACAATTTCCCCTCCGCCGCGGTGAAGTCCAAGTACGGCTTCGAGCCCACGCCCCAGTGGCTCGACAAGGTGCGCCTGTCCTCGGCGCGCCTGGCCGGCGGCTGCTCGGCGAGCTTCGTCTCCGCCAACGGCCTGGTGATGACCAATCACCACTGCACCCGGGGCTGCATCGAGCAGCTCTCCACCGCCCAGAAGGACTACATCGCCAACGGTTTCTACGCGAAGACGCTCGCGGACGAAATCCAGTGCCCCGCCATGGAGATCAACCAGCTGGCGGAGATCACCGACGTCACGGACCGGCTCAACACGGCCACCCAGGGCCGCACCGGCAAGGAGTACAGCGACACGCTCAAGGCCGAGATGTCGAAGATCGAGAAGGAATGCGCCACCAGCGACCAGGTCCGCTGTGACGTGGTGACGCTCTACCAGGGCGGCAAGTACAACCTCTACAAGTACCGCCGCTTCCAGGACGTGCGCCTGGTGTTCGCCCCGGAGCACGCCATCGCCTTCTTTGGCGGCGATCCGGACAACTTCGAGTTCCCCCGGTACGACCTGGACGTCAGCTTCGTGCGCGTCTACCAGGACGGAAAGTCGGCCCCCCAGAACCACTACTTCAAGTGGTCCAAGTCGGGTGTGAAGGAAGGCGATCTGACGTTCATCTCCGGGCACCCGGGCCGCACCTCCCGCGGGCTGACCATCGCGGAGCTGGAGTACCACCGGGACGTGGTGCTGCCGAAGACCCTGATGTTCATGTCCGAGATGCGCGGAATGATCACCGAGTTCCAGAAGCGCGGCCCCGAGCAGAAGCGCATCTCCAACAACATGCTTTTTGGCGTGGAGAACGGCGTCAAGGCGCAGAAAGGCCGTCACGAGGCCCTGCTGGACAAGGCGTTCTTTGCGCAGAAAGTGGCCGCCGAGCAGGAGCTGCGCCAGAAGGTCAACGCCTCCCCGGAGCTGAAGCAGAAATACGGCGCGGCGTGGGATGAGATCGCCAAGGCGCAGGAGCAGCTCAAGAACATCCGCAAGGACTACACCTTCATCGAGAAGAACGCGGGCTTCAGCTCGCAGATGTACTCCCTGGCCATGGCGCTGGTGCGCGGCGCCGAGGAACTGCCCAAGGAGAACGGCCAGCGGCTGCGCGAGTTCGCGGATTCGAACCTGCCGGCCCTCAAGGCCCAGCTCTTCAGCCCGGCGCCCATCTACCCGGAGCTGGAGATTGCCCGGTTGGAGTTCAGCCTCACCAAGCTGCGCGAGGAGCTGGGCTCGGACCACCCGTTCGTGAAGAAGGTGCTGGGCAAGGAGTCGCCCCTGACGCTGGCCACCCGCGTGGTGAACGGCAGCCAGCTGCGTGACGTCAAGGTCCGCCAGCAGCTCTTCGAGGGCGGCAAGAAGGCCATCACCGAGTCCAAGGATCCGATGATCGCCCTGGCCCGGCTCGTGGAGCCCGATGCCCGCGCCATCCGGAAGAACTACGACGAGAACATCGACTCGGTCATCCGCAAGAACAGCGAGCTGGTGGCCAAGGCGAAGTTCGACGTGTACGGCACCAACGTCTACCCGGACGCCACCTTCAGCCTCCGCCTGTCCTACGGCTCGGTGAAGGGCTACACGGAGGACGGCAAGAAGGTCGCCCCCGTCACCGTCATGGGCGGCACCTTCGACCGGCACACCGGCGAGGACCCCTTCGCGCTGCCGAAGACCTGGCTGGATGCGAAGAACAAGATCAAGGCCAACACCCCCATGAACTTCGCCAGCACCAACGACATCATCGGCGGTAACTCCGGCTCGCCCGTCATCAACAAGGACGCGGAGATCGTCGGCCTGGTCTTCGACGGCAACATCCAGTCCCTGGGCGGCGAGTTCGGCTTCGACGAGAGCGTCAACCGGGCCGTCTCCGTGCACAGCGAGGCCATCTCCGAGTCGCTGAAGACGGTCTACGGCGCCACGCGCCTGCTCGAGGAGCTGCGTCCCACCAAGGCCCCCACCGTGAAGAGCCCCCCGGCGGGGTGA